In Lachnospiraceae bacterium, the DNA window ACGGCACCCGTATTGTAAAGCAGCTCCACAAATTAGGCTCTTCCGCTGACTGGGACAGAGAACGTTTCACCATGGACGAAGGCTGCTCTGACGCAGTTCTGGAAGTTTTTATCAAATTATATGAAAAAGGATATATTTACAAAGGTTCCCGTATTGTAAACTGGTGTCCTGTATGTAAGACTTCTATTTCTGATGCAGAAGTAGAGCATGTAGAGCAGGAGGGAAATTTCTGGCACATTAACTATCCGGTAGTTGGAGAGCCAGGACGTTTTGTAGAGATCGCAACCACCAGACCTGAGACTTTGTTAGGTGATACTGCAGTTGCTGTCAATCCGGATGATGACCGTTACAAGGATATTGTTGGAAAGATGCTGGAACTGCCGTTAACCAACCGCCAGATCCCTGTTATTGCAGATGAGTATGTAGACAAGGAGTTTGGTACCGGCTGTGTTAAGATCACACCGGCCCATGATCCAAATGACTTTGAGGTTGGAAAGCGCCATAACTTAGAAGAGATCGTTATCTTAAATGATGACGCTACTATCAATGTGCCTGGACCATACTTCGGCATGGACCGTTATGAGGCAAGAAAAGCCATGGTAGCAGACCTGGACAAAATGGGCCTGTTAGTAAAGATCGTTCCTCATTCCCACAATGTAGGTACCCATGACCGCTGTAAGACTACAGTAGAGCCTATGGTAAAACAGCAGTGGTTTGTAAAAATGGACGAAATGGCTAAACCTGCCATTGAAGCTTTAAAGAACGGCCAGTTAAAATTCGTTCCGGAAAGCTTTGGAAAAACATATCTTCACTGGTTAGAGAACATCCGTGACTGGTGTATTTCCAGACAGTTATGGTGGGGCCACAGGATCCCTGCATATTACTGCCAGGACTGCGGCAATGTTGTAGTTGCAAAAGAAGCACCAGCTGTATGCCCGAAGTGCGGAAAGACTCATTTTAAACAGGATGAGGATACTCTGGATACCTGGTTCTCCTCTGCATTATGGCCATTCTCTACTCTTGGCTGGCCAAATAAGACAGAGGACCTGGATTATTTCTATCCGACAGATGTACTGGTAACAGGATATGATATTATCTTCTTCTGGGTGATCCGTATGGTATTCTCCGGTATTGAACAGACTGGCAAGTGCCCATTTAACACTGTTCTCATCCATGGTCTGGTAAGAGACTCCCAGGGACGTAAGATGAGCAAATCCCTTGGAAATGGTATCGATCCTCTGGAAGTTATTGACAAGTACGGTGCAGATGCGCTGCGTATGACCCTGATCACCGGCAATGCCCCTGGAAATGATATGCGTTTCTACTGGGAGCGTGTAGAAAACAGCCGTAACTTTGCAAATAAGGTATGGAATGCTTCCCGTTTCATTATGATGAATATTGAAAAGGCAGCTGATATTTCCGGTGTTACTGAAGAAGACCTGACACTGGCAGATAAGTGGATCCTTTCCAAGGTAAATGCACTGACTAAGGATGTAACAGAAAATCTGGATAAATATGAATTAGGTATCGCTCTTCAGAAGGTATATGACTTTATCTGGGAAGAGTTCTGCGACTGGTACATTGAAATGGTTAAACCAAGACTGTACAATGAAGAGGATGAGACTAAGGCCGCAGCTATCTGGACTTTAAAGAACGTACTGATCCAGGCATTAAAGCTGCTGCACCCATTTATGCCGTTTATCACAGAGGAGATCTTCTGCAATTTACAGGAAAAGGAAGAGACAATTATGCTTTCTGACTGGCCTGTATATAAGGAAGAGTGGGCATTTGAGGCAGAGCATGAGGCTACTGAAACTATTAAAGAGGCAGTAAGAGCCATCCGTAATGTGCGTACATCCATGAACGTTCCGCCAAGCAAGAAGGCAACTGTTTATGTAGTATCTGAGGATGATGCTGTATTAAAGATCTTTGAGAACAGCCGCAGTTTCTTCGCATTCTTAGGCTATGCCGGCGAAGTCATCCTGCAGAAGGATAAAGCAGGCATTGGTGAGGATGCAGTTTCTGCAGTTATCCACAAGGCAGTTATCTACATGCCATTTGCAGAATTAGTAGACATTGAAAAAGAGATCCAGCGCTTAAAGGCAGAGGAAAAACGTCTGGAGGGCGAATTAAAGCGTTCTCATGCTATGCTTGGAAATGAGAAGTTTGTAAGCAAGGCTCCACAGGCCAAGATCGATGAAGAGAAGGCAAAACTGGAGAAATATACCCAGATGATGGATCAGGTAAAGATACGTCTGTCACAGCTTGAAAAGTAAGTTTAAGTTAATGAAAACGGCCCGGATGGCAGTCTATTTGCCCTTCGGACCGTTTTGCCAAGCAGAGAGGAATAGGGTATGGAAGCACAATGGGAAGGAAATCTTGATACGTTTGGCGGTTTTGCTCTTTCTTTTGATGGTCTGTGTCTACGGGATGATGGAAGCCGTTCCAGAAAGGTCTGGAATCTTTTAAGCTACCTTATTTTAAACAGAGAACGGGATCTGGGGGTGGCAGAGCTTTACCAGCTGCTGTGGCAGGATAAAGATGAGGAAAATCCTTATGGAGCCTTAAAAACACTGGTATTCCGCGTTCGCCGCCTGTTAGAAGAAGCCGGTTTCCCGGCAACAGCTATGGTACTTAGCAGTAAAGGCATTTACCGGTGGAATCCGCAGTTGTCCATGAAAGTGGATGGAGAAGAATTTGAACATTTAAGTAAGCTGTGTCTGGCAGAAGCGTTTGATATGGAAACAGGAAAAGAGCAGTGGAAAACTGCACTTTCTCTTTATAAAGGAGAATTTCTTCCAGGAGCCGGTGATGCTGCCTGGATGAAAGAAAAAAGAGAGTTTTACAGTGGCCTTTATAAAAGGCTGGTGCGTAAAGTGTGTCTATGGCTTCTTGAAACAAGGCAGTATAAAGAGGCAGAACAGATCGCAGATGCAGGTTTAAGTCTTTATGAATACCAGGAAGAATTTGAAGGCTGCAAGATCTTAGCTCTTTACTACATGGGACAGGTGGAAGCCGCTTTAAACCGGTATCTTATGGCAATGGACAAATTTTATAAGGAACACCAGCTTACACCTTCTGATCAATTTAAGGAATTGTACCATCTGGTAAGCACCAGTCATTTAGAAGAGCCAAAACCATTTGAGGATATTGCTGCAGAATTATCAGAGCCGGAAATCCCAACAGAGAAACAGACAGAGAACCGTTTCGGGGCTTATGAATGTGAGTATTCAGTCTTTAAACGTCTGTTCTGGCTGGAACGCAGGGCAGTGGCCAGAAGCGGCGAGTCCGTATATTTGTGTCTGTTGAGTATAGAACGGCCAGATGGCAGAAAAATGAAGGCGGATGTGTTAGGCAGGGCTGCAGAACGGATGAAGATGGTGATCCAGGGTTCCCTGCGGGCCAGTGATATTTTCTCCCGTTATAGTGTGAGCCAGTATGTTGTACTTATCCCTGCTGCGACCTACGAAAACTGTGAGGCAGTGATGGAGCGGATCACGCGGGCCTTTAACAAAGGGTATGTGCGCAAAGATGTGGCTGCAGTAAGCCGGATCACAGCGGTTTTTCCTGCGGACCGCGAATGCTTTTGACCTCTCTGATACTGAATTGCTACGTGCATTGCACTCCCTCAATATAAAAAATTTACATAGGATTAATTAAAATGAAATTGAAAAATGCATTGATATTACTTTTGACAGCTACCATCTGGGGTGTTGCATTTGTTGCCCAGAGTGTAGGAATGGATTATGTACAGCCTTTTACTTTTAATGGGGTGCGAAGCATCATCGGCGGTCTTGTGCTTATCCCTGTGATCTTTGTCCTGGATAGAAAGAAGAAGGCAGAAGAAAAAGATTATAAGGCACCAGGCGACAGAAAAACGCTGATCTTAGGCGGTATCTGCTGTGGTGTTGCTCTTGGTATTGCAACTAATTTACAGCAGTTTGGTGTAATGTATACAAGTGTGGGAAAGGTTGGCTTTATTACTGCCTGCTACATTATCATTGTGCCGGTTTTAAGCTTGTTTTTAGGTAAAAAATGCAGTCCGGCTGTTGCAGGAGCAGTTGTTCTTGCTGTTGCAGGTCTTTACCTGCTTTGCATGTCAGGAAGTGACCGGGGAATCCAGAAGGGTGATTTCCTTGTTATGATCTGTTCCTTTATTTTCTCTATCCATATTATGATCATTGACTATTTTTCACCGGCAGTAGACGGAGTGAAAATGTCCTGCATCCAGTTTTTGGTAAGTGGTGCTATTTCATTGGTAGGTATGCTGATTTTTGAAGAACCGCACATTACACAGATCCTTATAGCATGGAAGCCTATTCTTTATGCAGGTGTTATGTCCTGTGGCGTGGGATATACCTTACAGATCGTAGGACAGAAGGGGGTCGATCCAGCCAGTGCTTCTTTGATCTTAAGTCTGGAGTCCAGCATTTCTGTACTTGCAGGCTGGCTGCTCTTAGGACAGAAGATGACAGGAAGAGAGATCCTTGGCTGTGTTCTTATGTTTTTAGCTATTGTGCTGGCACAGGCGCCGGACGTTATTTTAAGT includes these proteins:
- a CDS encoding valine--tRNA ligase, coding for MKELEKTYNPAEIEDRLYDKWLKGKYFHAEVNRSKKPFTIVMPPPNITGQLHMGHALDNTMQDILIRYKRMQGYEALWQPGTDHAAIATEVKVINKLKEEGISKADLGREGFLKECWKWRDEYGTRIVKQLHKLGSSADWDRERFTMDEGCSDAVLEVFIKLYEKGYIYKGSRIVNWCPVCKTSISDAEVEHVEQEGNFWHINYPVVGEPGRFVEIATTRPETLLGDTAVAVNPDDDRYKDIVGKMLELPLTNRQIPVIADEYVDKEFGTGCVKITPAHDPNDFEVGKRHNLEEIVILNDDATINVPGPYFGMDRYEARKAMVADLDKMGLLVKIVPHSHNVGTHDRCKTTVEPMVKQQWFVKMDEMAKPAIEALKNGQLKFVPESFGKTYLHWLENIRDWCISRQLWWGHRIPAYYCQDCGNVVVAKEAPAVCPKCGKTHFKQDEDTLDTWFSSALWPFSTLGWPNKTEDLDYFYPTDVLVTGYDIIFFWVIRMVFSGIEQTGKCPFNTVLIHGLVRDSQGRKMSKSLGNGIDPLEVIDKYGADALRMTLITGNAPGNDMRFYWERVENSRNFANKVWNASRFIMMNIEKAADISGVTEEDLTLADKWILSKVNALTKDVTENLDKYELGIALQKVYDFIWEEFCDWYIEMVKPRLYNEEDETKAAAIWTLKNVLIQALKLLHPFMPFITEEIFCNLQEKEETIMLSDWPVYKEEWAFEAEHEATETIKEAVRAIRNVRTSMNVPPSKKATVYVVSEDDAVLKIFENSRSFFAFLGYAGEVILQKDKAGIGEDAVSAVIHKAVIYMPFAELVDIEKEIQRLKAEEKRLEGELKRSHAMLGNEKFVSKAPQAKIDEEKAKLEKYTQMMDQVKIRLSQLEK
- a CDS encoding SARP family transcriptional regulator, giving the protein MEAQWEGNLDTFGGFALSFDGLCLRDDGSRSRKVWNLLSYLILNRERDLGVAELYQLLWQDKDEENPYGALKTLVFRVRRLLEEAGFPATAMVLSSKGIYRWNPQLSMKVDGEEFEHLSKLCLAEAFDMETGKEQWKTALSLYKGEFLPGAGDAAWMKEKREFYSGLYKRLVRKVCLWLLETRQYKEAEQIADAGLSLYEYQEEFEGCKILALYYMGQVEAALNRYLMAMDKFYKEHQLTPSDQFKELYHLVSTSHLEEPKPFEDIAAELSEPEIPTEKQTENRFGAYECEYSVFKRLFWLERRAVARSGESVYLCLLSIERPDGRKMKADVLGRAAERMKMVIQGSLRASDIFSRYSVSQYVVLIPAATYENCEAVMERITRAFNKGYVRKDVAAVSRITAVFPADRECF
- a CDS encoding DMT family transporter — encoded protein: MKLKNALILLLTATIWGVAFVAQSVGMDYVQPFTFNGVRSIIGGLVLIPVIFVLDRKKKAEEKDYKAPGDRKTLILGGICCGVALGIATNLQQFGVMYTSVGKVGFITACYIIIVPVLSLFLGKKCSPAVAGAVVLAVAGLYLLCMSGSDRGIQKGDFLVMICSFIFSIHIMIIDYFSPAVDGVKMSCIQFLVSGAISLVGMLIFEEPHITQILIAWKPILYAGVMSCGVGYTLQIVGQKGVDPASASLILSLESSISVLAGWLLLGQKMTGREILGCVLMFLAIVLAQAPDVILSRKNGGR